From the Paraburkholderia sp. PREW-6R genome, one window contains:
- a CDS encoding MFS transporter, with product MKNVMNSLKSGDWRALVACFLYFDTGFTVWVLYGPLAPFISKSIAMTPAQQGLLVAVPVLSAAILRVTLGNLYQSAHGKRIALMGVLLSAVPTIVLPLLPSVPSYTLLLVLGVFLGVGGASFAVALPMAGSNYPPKVQGLVLGLAAAGNIGAVLDGFLFPQLATHYGWQMAAGGALPLLAIAAITLYFWANDAGVKSGSVVRAFASFAVTLAGLIVLVLLVEAGLFGSGKTGVLILPVVGALLAIAVLPRRYRAVLAERDTWVIMLVYSITFGGFVGMSSYVTLLLTNLYQLSKIDAGLFMALLAATGAMVRPLGGLIADRISGVRALTFLLAIISLCDFLFAAVMPTIVPGIALLLCLYVAFGLGNGATFQLVPHRWAGRTGLMSGIVGAAGGIGGFYLPVIMGMAKESTGSYQMGFATFGVLAACAFMAIVALRRPWMAWSMQGGVMHAHATE from the coding sequence ATGAAAAACGTGATGAATTCCTTGAAGAGTGGAGACTGGCGCGCGCTCGTCGCCTGTTTCCTCTATTTCGACACCGGCTTCACGGTCTGGGTGTTGTATGGACCGCTCGCCCCGTTTATCAGCAAGAGCATTGCCATGACGCCGGCGCAACAAGGCCTTCTGGTCGCCGTACCTGTGCTGTCGGCCGCGATTCTGCGCGTGACGCTCGGCAATCTGTACCAGTCGGCTCACGGCAAGCGGATTGCGCTGATGGGCGTGCTGCTGTCTGCGGTGCCGACGATCGTGTTGCCGCTGCTGCCATCCGTTCCGTCATACACCTTGCTGCTCGTGCTCGGCGTATTCCTCGGCGTGGGCGGCGCAAGCTTCGCGGTGGCGCTGCCGATGGCCGGGAGCAACTATCCGCCGAAGGTGCAAGGTCTCGTGCTGGGACTTGCAGCGGCCGGCAACATTGGCGCGGTGCTCGACGGGTTCCTGTTTCCGCAGCTTGCCACGCATTATGGCTGGCAAATGGCCGCCGGGGGCGCGCTGCCGTTGCTTGCCATTGCGGCGATCACGCTCTATTTCTGGGCGAACGACGCGGGCGTCAAGTCAGGCAGCGTGGTGCGTGCATTTGCCAGCTTCGCGGTGACGCTGGCCGGGCTCATCGTACTGGTGCTGCTCGTCGAAGCAGGACTGTTCGGCTCAGGGAAGACGGGCGTGCTGATCCTGCCGGTTGTCGGCGCGCTGCTGGCCATCGCCGTCTTGCCCAGGCGCTATCGTGCTGTCCTCGCCGAGCGTGATACGTGGGTCATCATGCTGGTGTACAGCATTACGTTTGGCGGATTCGTCGGCATGTCCTCGTACGTGACGCTGCTGCTCACGAATCTCTACCAGCTCTCGAAGATAGACGCGGGTCTGTTCATGGCGCTCCTTGCTGCAACCGGCGCGATGGTGCGCCCGCTCGGCGGCCTGATTGCCGACAGAATCTCCGGTGTGCGCGCGCTGACGTTTCTGCTGGCGATCATCTCGCTGTGCGACTTCCTGTTCGCCGCCGTCATGCCGACCATCGTGCCGGGCATTGCGTTGCTGTTGTGTCTTTACGTGGCGTTCGGGCTCGGCAACGGCGCGACGTTCCAGCTCGTGCCGCATCGCTGGGCCGGGCGCACCGGCCTGATGTCGGGCATCGTGGGAGCGGCGGGCGGTATCGGCGGCTTTTATCTGCCCGTCATCATGGGCATGGCGAAGGAAAGCACGGGCAGCTACCAGATGGGCTTCGCGACGTTCGGCGTGCTGGCAGCCTGTGCGTTCATGGCGATCGTTGCGCTGCGCCGCCCGTGGATGGCGTGGTCGATGCAAGGCGGTGTGATGCATGCGCACGCCACGGAGTGA
- a CDS encoding AraC family transcriptional regulator, with amino-acid sequence MVALLGRLAPLEGYNLTVLPDVRFLRSNRPLDRTPVLYDPGIVIVCQGRKRGYLGKTVYVYDAQHYLAVSVPVPFSMETEASEAEPLLAIYFRLDFKVAAELLLQIDERTERDGSGKCGASGECGKSGGSLPAEPRGMVSTPLDARLSASVLRFLEAMSSPLEADLLGPALVREIYFHVLTSEQGGSMRAALTAQGQFARIAKVIRKIHACYREPLDVEQLALEANMSVPSFHSHFKAVTRTSPMQYLKSTRLHQARLLMVRNEVTAALACVQVGYESASQFSREFKRLFGRSPVEEAEYMRRMFAVPPPAPGSIFVASH; translated from the coding sequence ATGGTGGCGTTGCTCGGGCGACTCGCGCCGCTGGAAGGGTACAACCTGACGGTGCTGCCCGACGTGCGGTTTCTGCGCTCGAACCGTCCGCTCGATCGCACGCCCGTGCTTTACGATCCCGGCATCGTGATTGTCTGCCAGGGCCGCAAACGCGGCTACCTCGGCAAGACCGTGTATGTCTACGACGCGCAGCATTATCTGGCCGTCTCGGTGCCGGTGCCGTTCTCGATGGAAACGGAAGCCAGCGAAGCCGAGCCCCTTCTCGCCATTTATTTCCGGCTCGACTTCAAGGTCGCGGCCGAGCTTCTTCTGCAAATCGACGAACGCACTGAACGTGACGGCAGCGGCAAATGCGGGGCAAGCGGCGAATGCGGCAAAAGCGGCGGCAGCCTGCCTGCCGAGCCGCGCGGCATGGTGTCGACGCCGCTCGATGCGAGACTCAGCGCGTCGGTACTGCGTTTTCTCGAGGCAATGAGCAGCCCGCTCGAAGCGGATTTGCTGGGCCCCGCGCTCGTGCGTGAAATCTACTTTCACGTGCTGACCAGCGAGCAGGGCGGATCGATGCGCGCCGCGCTGACCGCACAGGGGCAATTCGCGAGAATAGCCAAAGTGATCCGCAAGATTCACGCGTGTTATCGCGAACCGCTCGACGTCGAGCAACTGGCGCTTGAGGCAAACATGAGCGTGCCCAGTTTCCATTCGCACTTCAAGGCCGTGACCCGCACCTCGCCCATGCAATATCTGAAATCGACGCGGCTTCACCAGGCGCGTCTGCTAATGGTGAGAAACGAGGTGACGGCGGCGTTGGCCTGCGTGCAGGTGGGCTATGAGAGCGCATCGCAGTTCAGTCGCGAATTCAAGCGGCTGTTCGGGCGCAGCCCGGTCGAGGAGGCGGAATACATGCGCCGCATGTTCGCCGTGCCGCCGCCCGCGCCGGGGTCGATTTTCGTCGCGTCCCACTGA
- a CDS encoding glutathione S-transferase → MLQILGRTSSINVRKVLWTCSELRLPFEQEDWGAGFRPLDTPEFLALNPNAMVPVIKDGDFVLWESNSIIRYLAGRYQNGALYPPDVYARARCDQWIDWQASELNRAWSYAFLALVRRSPAHQDARQIEQSCANWEKHMTLVERQLSKTGAYIAGQSFSLADIPLALSINRWLETPLQHADLPAVTAYMQRLAAREGFREYCRNGTP, encoded by the coding sequence ATGCTCCAGATACTCGGCAGGACCTCGTCGATCAACGTCCGCAAAGTGCTGTGGACGTGCTCCGAACTTCGGCTTCCATTCGAGCAGGAAGACTGGGGCGCCGGATTCCGGCCCCTCGACACGCCGGAGTTCCTCGCGCTCAACCCGAACGCCATGGTGCCCGTCATCAAGGACGGCGACTTCGTGCTTTGGGAGTCCAACTCGATCATCCGCTACCTGGCGGGCCGCTATCAGAACGGCGCGTTGTACCCGCCCGACGTGTACGCGCGCGCACGCTGCGACCAGTGGATCGACTGGCAGGCGAGCGAGTTGAATCGCGCGTGGAGCTATGCGTTTCTCGCACTGGTGCGGCGCTCTCCGGCGCATCAGGACGCGCGGCAGATCGAGCAATCGTGCGCGAACTGGGAGAAGCATATGACGCTCGTCGAGCGACAGTTGTCGAAGACCGGCGCCTACATCGCGGGTCAGAGCTTTTCGCTCGCGGATATTCCGCTTGCGCTGTCCATCAACCGCTGGCTGGAAACGCCGCTGCAACATGCGGACCTTCCGGCGGTGACGGCTTATATGCAGCGTCTCGCCGCGCGGGAGGGTTTTCGAGAGTATTGCCGCAACGGCACGCCATGA
- the fabV gene encoding enoyl-ACP reductase FabV: protein MIIKPRVRGFICVSTHPTGCEANVKEQIDYVEARGPIANGPKKVLVIGASTGYGLAARISAAFGSNAATLGVFFERAGSETKAGTAGWYNTAAFEKFATQKGLYATSINGDAFSDEVKQRTIKIIRRDLGQVDLVVYSLAAPKRTHPKTGETFSSTLKPIGKAVTLRGIDTDKEIIKETVLEPATQTEIEHTVAVMGGEDWQMWIDALLEAGVLADGAKTTAFTYLGEKITHDIYWNGSIGAAKKDLDQKVLGIREKLAAKGGDARVAVLKAVVTQASSAIPMMPLYLSLLFKVMKEKGTHEGCIEQVYGLYKESLYGSTPHIDEEGRLRADYKELDPKVQEKVQALWTQVTNDNLYELTDFAGYKTDFLRLFGFEIAGVDYDADVNPDVQIPKLVQM from the coding sequence ATGATCATCAAACCGCGCGTGCGTGGCTTCATCTGCGTTTCGACCCATCCGACGGGCTGCGAAGCGAATGTCAAGGAACAGATCGACTATGTCGAGGCCCGCGGCCCCATCGCCAACGGCCCGAAGAAGGTGCTCGTGATCGGCGCATCCACCGGCTATGGCCTCGCCGCGCGCATCAGCGCCGCGTTCGGCTCGAACGCGGCCACCCTCGGCGTCTTTTTCGAGCGGGCAGGCAGTGAGACGAAGGCCGGCACGGCAGGCTGGTACAACACCGCCGCCTTCGAAAAATTCGCGACGCAAAAAGGCTTGTACGCGACCAGCATCAATGGCGACGCGTTCTCCGACGAAGTCAAGCAACGCACGATCAAAATCATCAGGCGCGATCTCGGCCAGGTCGATCTGGTCGTGTATAGCCTCGCCGCGCCCAAGCGCACGCATCCGAAAACCGGTGAGACGTTCAGTTCCACGCTCAAGCCAATCGGCAAGGCGGTGACGCTGCGCGGCATCGACACCGACAAGGAAATCATCAAGGAAACGGTGCTCGAACCGGCCACGCAAACCGAAATCGAGCACACGGTCGCGGTGATGGGCGGCGAAGACTGGCAGATGTGGATCGACGCGCTGCTGGAAGCGGGCGTCCTCGCGGACGGCGCGAAGACCACCGCGTTCACCTACCTCGGCGAGAAGATCACGCACGACATCTACTGGAACGGCTCGATCGGCGCGGCCAAGAAGGATCTCGACCAGAAAGTGCTCGGCATCCGCGAAAAACTGGCGGCCAAGGGCGGCGACGCGCGCGTGGCCGTGCTCAAGGCGGTGGTCACGCAGGCGAGCTCGGCCATTCCGATGATGCCGCTGTATCTGTCGCTGCTCTTCAAGGTCATGAAGGAAAAAGGCACGCACGAAGGCTGTATCGAGCAGGTCTACGGGCTGTACAAGGAGAGCCTGTACGGCAGCACGCCTCATATCGACGAGGAAGGCCGCCTGCGCGCCGATTACAAGGAACTCGATCCCAAAGTGCAGGAGAAGGTTCAGGCGCTGTGGACTCAGGTGACCAACGACAACCTTTACGAGCTCACGGACTTCGCCGGCTACAAGACCGATTTCCTGCGCCTGTTCGGCTTCGAGATCGCGGGTGTGGATTACGACGCTGACGTCAATCCGGACGTTCAGATTCCGAAGCTCGTGCAGATGTGA
- a CDS encoding transglycosylase domain-containing protein — protein sequence MKRLISSCVAALDRALTLANPLVAQALSDLRHPTWRGVLKACASLPLVFVLYVLVLIPFTPGIGDIRKAKIEQPAQILSADGKLLAEFKPSNREWVKLKDISPNVVNALIATEDHRFYQHFGLDWRRTASAALHTFSGERQGGSTITQQLARNLYPDEIGRAPTLTRKLKEAITAFKIEALYTKDEILETYLNTVPFLYNAYGIEMAARTYFDKSASDLNVLESATLAGMLKGNSYYNPVLNPGRALERRNTVLAQMVKFGKLTPANYDTLKRRPLRIDFERQTEPPGPAPHFAQQLRKWLASWADRNDYNMYADGLVVRTTIDSRLQSMATQAVVLQGNQLQAIANSAWGTRAGCSNGKDLLQTFLRETPDYRAAKDAGLTDDDAIKRVLANRELVKSVCDSKTRVQADFLAMDPRNGQIRAWVGSRDFSQDPFDHVQQARRQPGSTFKPFVYAAAFENGAKPTDTLVDKPVEIPLAGGEIWRPADEDEPSTRAISLRDGLAYSRNRITAQLMESVGPDKVARLARAMGVRDSELDPVPSLALGTSPVTLKEMVSAYGTIANLGGYVEPVMVTRIENRSGEVLADFAPATANQALPVDIDRTLIDVMRDVVNRGTGSGIRSRFGVRGDVAGKTGTTQGNADGWFILIHPQLVAGAWVGFNDSRVTLRSDYWGQGAHSALPIVGDFFQRAQRSRLVDSRVRFETRQEPGWFAQRSDRLRAWFQHVFASTPAKPEARTSGHATRRGAGVTQAAPTAPQRGSLPGPLPGSAPAAVSAPVAGGSGVAGQARAVPPLLPSPESILNGAVDGEAHGNAEPALAPTPTPDDGTPPDAGSSANGSPGASSSP from the coding sequence GTGAAGCGCCTGATTTCCTCATGTGTTGCGGCCCTCGATCGGGCATTGACCCTCGCGAACCCGCTTGTTGCGCAGGCGCTATCCGATCTTCGGCATCCGACCTGGCGCGGCGTACTCAAGGCCTGCGCGTCGTTGCCGCTCGTCTTCGTGCTGTACGTGCTCGTGCTGATCCCGTTCACGCCGGGCATCGGCGACATCCGCAAGGCGAAAATCGAGCAGCCGGCGCAGATCCTGTCCGCGGATGGCAAACTGCTGGCGGAATTCAAGCCTTCCAACCGCGAGTGGGTCAAACTCAAGGACATCTCGCCGAACGTGGTCAATGCGCTGATCGCCACCGAAGACCACCGCTTTTACCAGCATTTCGGGCTCGACTGGCGCCGCACGGCGTCGGCCGCGCTGCACACGTTTTCGGGCGAGCGCCAGGGCGGCTCGACCATCACGCAGCAACTCGCGCGCAATCTGTATCCCGACGAGATCGGCCGCGCGCCGACGCTTACGCGCAAGCTCAAGGAAGCGATCACCGCGTTCAAGATCGAGGCGCTCTACACCAAGGACGAAATTCTCGAAACCTACCTGAACACCGTGCCGTTTCTGTACAACGCGTACGGCATCGAAATGGCCGCGCGCACGTATTTCGACAAATCGGCGTCCGATCTAAATGTGCTGGAAAGCGCGACGCTCGCCGGTATGCTCAAGGGCAATAGCTACTACAACCCGGTGCTCAATCCCGGGCGCGCGCTCGAACGGCGTAACACGGTGCTCGCGCAGATGGTGAAGTTCGGCAAACTGACGCCCGCGAACTACGACACGCTCAAGCGCCGGCCGCTGCGCATCGACTTCGAGCGGCAGACCGAGCCGCCCGGACCCGCTCCGCACTTCGCGCAGCAGTTGCGCAAATGGCTCGCGTCGTGGGCCGACCGCAACGACTACAACATGTACGCCGACGGACTCGTGGTGCGTACGACGATCGATTCACGTCTGCAAAGCATGGCCACCCAGGCGGTGGTGCTGCAGGGCAACCAGTTGCAGGCAATCGCGAATTCGGCCTGGGGCACGCGGGCGGGGTGCTCGAACGGTAAAGACCTGCTGCAAACCTTCCTGCGCGAGACACCCGACTACCGCGCCGCCAAAGACGCAGGCCTCACCGACGACGATGCGATCAAGCGTGTCCTCGCTAACCGCGAACTCGTGAAATCCGTCTGCGACAGCAAGACACGCGTGCAGGCCGATTTTCTTGCAATGGACCCGCGCAACGGCCAGATTCGCGCGTGGGTCGGCAGCCGCGATTTCAGTCAGGACCCGTTCGATCACGTGCAGCAGGCGCGTCGTCAGCCGGGATCGACCTTCAAGCCGTTCGTCTACGCGGCGGCTTTCGAAAACGGCGCGAAGCCCACGGACACGCTGGTCGACAAGCCCGTGGAAATCCCGCTCGCGGGCGGCGAGATCTGGCGTCCGGCTGACGAGGATGAACCGAGCACGCGCGCGATCAGTCTGCGCGACGGCCTCGCTTATTCGCGCAACCGGATTACCGCGCAGTTGATGGAGTCGGTCGGGCCGGACAAGGTCGCGCGGCTCGCCCGCGCGATGGGCGTGCGCGACAGCGAGCTGGATCCGGTGCCGTCGCTCGCGCTCGGCACGAGCCCCGTCACGCTGAAGGAAATGGTGTCGGCCTACGGCACCATCGCGAATCTTGGCGGTTACGTGGAGCCGGTGATGGTCACGCGGATCGAGAACCGCAGCGGCGAGGTGCTGGCCGATTTTGCGCCCGCCACGGCGAACCAGGCGCTGCCTGTCGACATTGACCGGACGTTGATCGATGTGATGCGCGACGTGGTGAATCGCGGCACCGGTTCGGGTATTCGCAGCCGCTTCGGCGTGCGCGGCGACGTCGCGGGCAAGACGGGAACGACGCAGGGCAACGCGGACGGCTGGTTCATCCTGATTCATCCGCAACTCGTGGCGGGCGCGTGGGTCGGTTTCAACGACAGCCGCGTGACTTTGCGCAGCGATTACTGGGGGCAGGGCGCGCACAGCGCGTTGCCGATCGTCGGCGACTTCTTCCAGCGTGCGCAGCGCTCGCGGCTGGTGGATAGCCGCGTCAGGTTCGAGACGCGGCAGGAGCCGGGCTGGTTCGCGCAGCGAAGCGACAGATTGCGAGCGTGGTTTCAGCATGTTTTTGCGTCGACACCGGCGAAGCCGGAGGCGCGGACTTCGGGGCATGCGACGCGGCGGGGAGCCGGGGTCACGCAGGCGGCGCCGACTGCGCCGCAGCGCGGCTCGTTGCCTGGTCCGTTGCCTGGCTCGGCGCCCGCTGCGGTGTCTGCGCCTGTAGCGGGTGGCTCAGGCGTGGCGGGTCAGGCGCGCGCGGTGCCGCCGTTGCTGCCGTCGCCGGAGTCGATTCTGAACGGTGCAGTGGACGGCGAAGCGCACGGCAACGCCGAGCCCGCTCTGGCGCCGACACCGACGCCAGACGACGGCACCCCGCCGGATGCGGGCAGTTCGGCGAATGGTTCGCCGGGTGCAAGCAGTTCGCCGTGA
- a CDS encoding MFS transporter, with translation MEIEERTMKRVIRRLIPFLMLCYFVAYLDRVNVGFAALQMNKALGLSASAFGFGAGIFFIAYFFFEVPSNLLLARFGARRWIARIMFTWGILAGAMAFIPHIARFTGMSSAHVFYGLRILLGVAEAGFFPGIIFLLTLWFPAAYRGRVVGYFMAAIPLSTVIGAPISGALLSMDGIAGLAGWQWVYLIEAAPALLLSIAVLLYLTDRPADAHWLATDERNWLVARQDQERKHRESVREFKVREALFTPRVLAVALIYFGANATNYGLSFFLPQIVKAFGLSNLQTGFVTSLPYIVGVISMIYWGQHSDRKLERKAHVAIALFVAAGGIAAAAGLDNPVMKMIALSIAGFGIFGCLPVIWTLPAAFLSGAAAAGGIAAVNSLGNLAGFFGPYAMGWIKDSTGGFGAGLLCLSGAGLVGMGAVLLLRHDRSLETAAGQLPDEGAAATTAART, from the coding sequence ATGGAAATCGAAGAGCGCACCATGAAACGCGTGATCAGGCGGCTCATACCGTTCCTGATGCTCTGCTATTTCGTAGCCTATCTGGACCGCGTCAACGTGGGTTTTGCTGCGCTGCAAATGAACAAGGCGCTCGGCTTGTCGGCAAGTGCTTTCGGGTTCGGCGCAGGGATTTTCTTCATTGCATATTTCTTCTTCGAAGTGCCGTCGAATCTGTTGCTGGCCAGGTTTGGCGCGCGCCGCTGGATTGCGCGGATCATGTTCACATGGGGCATCCTGGCCGGCGCCATGGCTTTCATCCCCCATATCGCGCGATTCACCGGCATGTCTTCCGCGCACGTCTTTTACGGGTTGCGAATTTTGCTGGGCGTCGCGGAAGCGGGCTTTTTTCCGGGCATCATCTTTCTGCTGACCTTATGGTTTCCTGCCGCCTATCGAGGCCGCGTGGTCGGCTATTTCATGGCGGCCATTCCGTTGTCCACGGTGATTGGCGCTCCGATTTCCGGCGCGCTGCTGTCGATGGATGGCATCGCCGGCCTGGCCGGCTGGCAGTGGGTCTACCTGATCGAAGCGGCGCCCGCGCTGCTGCTGTCGATTGCCGTGCTGCTCTATCTGACCGACAGACCGGCCGACGCCCACTGGCTCGCCACGGACGAGCGCAACTGGCTCGTCGCCCGTCAGGACCAGGAGCGCAAACATCGCGAATCCGTGCGCGAGTTCAAGGTGAGGGAGGCGCTCTTCACTCCACGCGTGCTCGCCGTCGCACTGATCTATTTCGGTGCGAACGCAACCAACTACGGTTTGAGCTTTTTCCTGCCGCAAATCGTCAAGGCGTTCGGGCTCTCCAATCTGCAGACCGGCTTCGTGACATCGTTGCCGTATATCGTCGGTGTCATCAGCATGATTTACTGGGGGCAGCATTCCGATCGCAAGCTCGAAAGGAAGGCTCACGTTGCGATCGCGCTTTTCGTTGCGGCGGGCGGCATTGCGGCGGCGGCTGGACTCGACAACCCGGTAATGAAGATGATTGCCCTGTCGATCGCGGGGTTCGGTATTTTCGGGTGCCTGCCCGTGATCTGGACGTTGCCGGCCGCGTTCCTGTCGGGCGCGGCGGCCGCGGGCGGCATCGCCGCGGTCAATTCACTCGGCAATCTGGCGGGTTTCTTCGGACCTTACGCGATGGGCTGGATCAAGGACAGCACGGGCGGTTTCGGCGCGGGTCTTTTGTGCCTTTCCGGCGCGGGCCTCGTTGGCATGGGAGCGGTACTGCTGCTACGCCACGACCGGTCGCTGGAGACGGCCGCCGGTCAACTTCCCGACGAGGGTGCAGCGGCCACCACGGCCGCGCGAACCTGA
- a CDS encoding glycoside hydrolase family 15 protein: MPDERPIPPRPTLPPDARGMIGNMKTTALVSLRGSIDFMCFPRIDSPTVFAGLLEPSNGGAFSIEPADERANVKQMYLPDTNVLLTRFMTADGVCELLDFMPVAQDGDSAGVGEWLPNCVIRIVRMVHGSMAFNLRCTPRFDYARARHETKGVDEGVEFATSDLTLYLHSKLPLHIVDGAAHAEFELRDGQTTGFAFGDAAALRDKPFDCETALADTISYWKNWSQQSTYRGRYREVVLRSALTLKLLSSSEHGAIVAAPTFGLAEALDGSRRWDYRFTWIRDAAFSVYALLRLGYTGEAQHFMKWIAERSGHCDSDGSLKVMYTVDGKAPPEEAEVDALSDGSAGVPLIGNGARDQTQLDVYGALLDAVYLYNKYGEAISYDGWRNVTRTVDYVVEHWREADHGIWEFRNGQRPLLHSRLMCWVTVDRALRLAEKRSLPAPLKRWFETRDAIHADIHENFWNAELNSFVQTSQSNTLDASALMMPLVRFIGPTDPRWLGTLDAIGGELRVDPLVFRYTRGATLDGLSGVEGGFSACSFWYAEALARAGRVEEGRLVFEKMLAYANHVGLFSEEVATSGEALGNFPQALTHLALISAAYQLDRNLDKVHIPWT, encoded by the coding sequence ATGCCTGATGAGCGTCCCATCCCGCCACGGCCGACGCTTCCACCCGACGCCCGCGGCATGATCGGCAATATGAAGACAACCGCGCTGGTATCGCTGCGCGGGTCGATCGATTTCATGTGCTTTCCACGTATCGATTCGCCGACGGTCTTCGCGGGACTGCTGGAGCCGTCGAACGGTGGCGCATTTTCGATCGAACCTGCCGACGAACGGGCCAACGTGAAGCAGATGTATCTGCCGGACACCAACGTGCTGCTCACACGCTTCATGACGGCGGACGGCGTGTGCGAGCTGCTGGACTTCATGCCGGTGGCTCAGGACGGCGACTCCGCGGGCGTCGGCGAATGGTTGCCGAACTGCGTGATCCGGATAGTGCGAATGGTCCACGGCAGCATGGCTTTCAATCTGCGGTGCACGCCGCGCTTCGATTACGCACGCGCGCGGCACGAAACGAAAGGGGTGGACGAAGGTGTCGAATTCGCCACGTCCGACCTGACGCTCTACCTGCACAGCAAGCTGCCGCTACACATCGTGGACGGTGCGGCGCATGCGGAATTCGAACTGCGTGACGGTCAAACCACGGGATTTGCATTCGGCGACGCAGCGGCTCTGCGCGACAAACCGTTTGATTGCGAAACGGCGCTTGCCGATACGATCAGCTACTGGAAGAACTGGTCGCAGCAATCCACCTATCGCGGCCGTTATCGCGAAGTCGTTCTGCGCTCGGCGCTCACCTTGAAGCTGCTTAGCTCAAGCGAGCACGGCGCCATTGTTGCGGCCCCAACCTTTGGACTCGCCGAGGCGCTCGACGGCTCGCGCCGCTGGGACTATCGCTTTACGTGGATTCGCGATGCCGCATTCTCCGTGTACGCGCTGCTTCGGCTCGGTTACACCGGCGAGGCTCAACACTTCATGAAATGGATCGCCGAGCGAAGCGGTCATTGCGATTCGGACGGCTCGTTGAAAGTGATGTACACCGTGGACGGCAAAGCGCCGCCCGAAGAAGCCGAAGTCGATGCACTGTCCGACGGCAGCGCGGGCGTGCCGCTGATCGGCAATGGCGCGCGCGACCAGACCCAGCTCGACGTGTACGGCGCCCTGCTCGATGCGGTTTATCTGTACAACAAGTACGGCGAGGCGATTTCGTATGACGGCTGGCGCAACGTGACCCGCACGGTCGATTACGTGGTCGAGCACTGGCGCGAGGCGGACCACGGCATCTGGGAGTTTCGCAACGGGCAACGGCCGCTGCTGCATTCGCGGCTGATGTGCTGGGTGACGGTAGACCGCGCGCTGCGTCTCGCGGAAAAGCGCTCGCTTCCCGCGCCGCTCAAGCGCTGGTTCGAAACGCGCGACGCCATCCACGCGGACATTCACGAGAATTTCTGGAACGCCGAACTGAATTCGTTCGTGCAGACGTCGCAATCGAACACGCTCGACGCGTCCGCCCTCATGATGCCGCTCGTGCGCTTCATCGGACCCACCGACCCCCGCTGGCTCGGCACGCTGGACGCGATTGGCGGCGAACTGCGCGTCGATCCGCTGGTGTTCCGCTACACGCGCGGTGCGACGCTCGACGGCCTGTCCGGTGTCGAAGGCGGCTTCAGCGCCTGTTCGTTCTGGTACGCGGAGGCGTTGGCGCGCGCCGGACGTGTCGAGGAAGGCCGCCTCGTGTTCGAAAAGATGCTGGCTTACGCCAACCACGTCGGGCTCTTTTCCGAGGAAGTGGCGACGAGCGGCGAGGCGCTTGGCAACTTTCCGCAGGCGCTTACGCATCTCGCGCTCATCAGCGCGGCTTACCAGCTGGATCGCAATCTGGACAAGGTCCATATTCCGTGGACGTGA
- a CDS encoding NAD(P)H-dependent oxidoreductase, which translates to MKILRVDASAKRERSNSRALSRYFLERLREQRDDIEVDYLDLTLDTPEHVDEAFAIATYTAAHERTAQMNARLAASDALCARLLAADALVFAMPMYNWSMPSVFKAFIDNIIRTNLTYRFAEDGSVVGQLSRQKVLFITSRGADLRPGSPYERMDALTPALKAAFGFLGVAAPTFVDAQPLQFADQEARTEALERARVELDAVAKQWGQRVSGRSSASASASVACTVIG; encoded by the coding sequence ATGAAGATCCTGCGTGTCGACGCCAGCGCAAAACGCGAACGTTCGAACTCTCGCGCGTTGAGCCGCTATTTTCTGGAGCGCCTGCGCGAGCAGCGCGACGATATCGAAGTCGACTATCTCGACCTGACGCTCGACACGCCTGAGCACGTCGACGAAGCATTCGCGATCGCCACTTATACGGCGGCGCACGAGCGTACAGCGCAGATGAACGCGCGCCTCGCGGCGTCGGATGCTTTGTGCGCACGACTGCTCGCCGCCGATGCGCTCGTCTTTGCAATGCCGATGTATAACTGGTCGATGCCGTCCGTATTCAAGGCTTTCATCGACAACATCATTCGCACCAACCTGACTTACAGGTTTGCGGAAGACGGCAGCGTGGTCGGGCAGCTTTCGCGTCAGAAGGTGCTGTTCATCACGAGCCGCGGCGCGGATTTACGGCCTGGCTCGCCGTACGAAAGGATGGATGCGCTCACGCCCGCGTTGAAGGCCGCGTTCGGCTTTCTCGGTGTGGCCGCGCCGACTTTCGTCGACGCACAGCCGTTGCAGTTCGCCGATCAGGAAGCACGGACCGAGGCGCTCGAACGGGCGCGTGTCGAGCTGGACGCGGTGGCGAAGCAGTGGGGGCAGCGTGTTTCCGGGCGCTCGTCTGCGTCAGCGTCTGCTTCTGTCGCGTGTACCGTCATCGGATAG